TCCAACGAAACATCGAGTCCCATTCGAAAAGCGGCATCCAATAGTGCCATTTTAACACTATACATGGTTGGAATAAGATTGGTCTTACCTCCGGAACTCGTAGCAGACGAATTTCTTAATGAGAAAAGTGAAGTGTGCTGATACGTTGTCACCAGCCACATATGACTACCTCACTTGCTCGATGAGATCCGCCATAATTTTTGTAAACTCAGATTGGGACTCAAACTTATACGTTGTTATAGCATCTGAAAACAACCGATTCAGGTTTTCCTGAATTTTTTGAACTTCATCAAGATACGACCCATTCAAAGGACTAACTGTAGGAGCAGGTATGGCAGCAGTCGATGTTGTTACAATCCCTTGAAAATTGACGATATGCGGGAATTGGGTATTTCTATGGGCACCAAGCGGCCTAATAAAGGTCAGCAAAATACTCTCAAGCAGAGCCCGAGTTCGCTTTTTACGATCCTCATCAGTAATCTGGTATTCACGTTCAACATCATTAAACCCTACTCTTGATAATTCAGCATTCATAACAAGAGCATATTCACCAGAGCTCGCAGGTCGATAAAAAATATTCTGTCCAAGATTTGCCCCTGATTCATCGCCAGAGCCTTGACCACGGTTGTTATCAAATTTAACGTGAAAATAAGATTCAGTCCGAGTTTTCTCAGGAACTCCAACCAACCAACCAAATTCTACAGTAGACTTTCTTGGAGTCGAACGTCCACCCTGTGTGATCAAAACACCTTCCAAATCATCCACCGCACAGTGTTGAAGAACTTTTTTCAATGTATCTCCAATCGCATTTTTATCGCCAAGAGATTTAAAAAACTCTGCATCCGCATTAATACGATTGGAATTAAACTTGGTACATCCTGCACAAAGTGGAAGTTCCTTTTCAAGAGCCAATCCATGAAGATGCTCAGCTTGGATATGCTTAAGCATATCACCAGAAATCGCGTTTACAACTGTCGGTTCACCATTTTCGTCTACAATATGAACCATTCGCGTCTGTAATTGATTGCCTTCCGCCCCTTCATTATTCAAAGAGTGCATATCAATTGTTAATATCCCTGAAATAGAGAGAGATTGCATCAACATTGTCATATTCCAACTTCCTCCTCGGTATAATCATTATCTTCATGTGTCTTATCATCTTTTGCCGAAGCAAAAGCGATCAGAAGCATAGCGATTGCTTCAGTTTCTTTTTGCCCTTTGTAGCGATCCAGCAACTCTCCAAATTGACTTAATTCCTGCTCTGAAACCCGTTTACGGCGTCGTCCAGGCTTATCCCGAATCTGTTCCTCTCTTCGTGCATTTTCGTAGTTGAATTCATTTACAAATTCTGCTATAACGCATAGTAATTCTTCGCGAAATTTCGCTTTACGTTTGATTTCCTGAAACAAACCATATTTAATGTCAAAGACCTGTTGTCCTTTTGATTTCAGGTATTGCTCACTGACTGTAGCCTGTTTGATGGCTCGTGCAATCCCCCGGAATCCATCATTTTCAATAATCTCTTTAACAGGTAAACCTATTTTTGACATTCTGAACAGCACCTCCAAATTTGACGATTGAAACGATCGAATGGGTCGATTTTTATCTCTTCGACTCATAATAAGTGGCCCATAACTCCCTAAAAATCTTAAAAAAACAATCCAATCCGAGGCAGAGAGAAAATCCCGATAGAGCTGAAGAAGCGACGCTTCTTCATGTTTGTCTTCATCTAATAATTGAAGGGCCTTTTTATGTTCTTCAATCAAGTTTGTCCATCTATTGATGTCGTTTTCATCGTAGATCTGAAACCAATCCGGTAGCCCAACTGAAGAAATATTGGACACCGGCCTTGCCGACCCCAAGGACTTAAAATAAGCTGTTTGTACCGAGGAAATAACGTCCCTGGGAGTCATTCCTTGGGGAGTGATATATGCCCATTCATCGATTTCCTTCTTTTCAGACTTCCCGAGAAGAAACGTAACCAAATCAAATACTGCAAAGATGTCGGCTTTACGTGAATTCCAGACAGGAGTCAACTCCAAACGGTTTAGAGTTTCCAGATTACCCATGCCAATATTTCCTGGGACGGGGACCATCATTTTGATGTCATCACCGATGGTATACCCCCATAGTACAACCTCAGACCCAATAAACCGTAACCATTCTTCAAACCAGTCTGTGAAAACCGAAGGTAGGGATGCACGTGCCGCACTGTCAGGTTTGGGGCGATTGATTCCTTTTCCGATAGCAGGGTTGAATACCTGAACAGCCGGAATTTTTGGCCTAAATTTGGTATTGATATCGCCAGACAGTTGCCCAATTCCCAAGGAAGCTAATTTATTTTTCACACTTTCAGCCAAATCATCTAAACTCGTGGACCATATCTCTTCGAA
Above is a window of Fodinisporobacter ferrooxydans DNA encoding:
- a CDS encoding DevR family CRISPR-associated autoregulator, whose translation is MTMLMQSLSISGILTIDMHSLNNEGAEGNQLQTRMVHIVDENGEPTVVNAISGDMLKHIQAEHLHGLALEKELPLCAGCTKFNSNRINADAEFFKSLGDKNAIGDTLKKVLQHCAVDDLEGVLITQGGRSTPRKSTVEFGWLVGVPEKTRTESYFHVKFDNNRGQGSGDESGANLGQNIFYRPASSGEYALVMNAELSRVGFNDVEREYQITDEDRKKRTRALLESILLTFIRPLGAHRNTQFPHIVNFQGIVTTSTAAIPAPTVSPLNGSYLDEVQKIQENLNRLFSDAITTYKFESQSEFTKIMADLIEQVR